The following coding sequences lie in one Pseudarthrobacter phenanthrenivorans Sphe3 genomic window:
- a CDS encoding sulfurtransferase, giving the protein MYPLMDVPELHARLVENRRTVLLDVRWALGDPDGYRHYLQGHLPGAVFVDLATELAAPASPARGRHPLPSAADFQASARRWGINDGDLVVAYDDSSNMAAARVWWMLRNAGLSDVYLLDGGLAAWRAAGFDVEAGSVVPGAGSVTLADGKMPVLDAAAAAGWAGSGVLLDARAGERYRGEVEPIDPRAGHIPGAVSAPTAGNLDSSGQFLPPDELRRRFEALGISDGVPVAVYCGSGVTAAHEVAALELAGFRAALYPGSFSEWSNNPGLPVATGPGPGGSGGLPAGNPDTGKGSVAL; this is encoded by the coding sequence ATGTACCCCCTTATGGACGTGCCGGAACTGCATGCCCGCCTGGTGGAGAACCGGCGCACGGTCCTGCTTGACGTCCGGTGGGCGCTGGGTGATCCGGACGGGTACCGCCACTATCTTCAGGGACACCTGCCGGGAGCCGTTTTCGTAGACCTTGCCACTGAGCTTGCAGCACCGGCAAGCCCGGCCCGCGGGCGGCACCCGCTGCCTTCCGCCGCAGACTTCCAGGCCAGTGCCAGGCGCTGGGGCATCAACGACGGCGACCTTGTGGTCGCCTACGATGACAGCAGCAACATGGCGGCGGCGCGGGTGTGGTGGATGCTCCGCAACGCGGGCCTTTCGGACGTTTACCTGCTCGACGGCGGCCTGGCCGCCTGGCGTGCCGCGGGCTTTGACGTTGAGGCGGGATCCGTTGTCCCGGGCGCAGGCAGCGTTACTCTTGCGGACGGAAAGATGCCGGTGCTCGATGCGGCCGCTGCCGCCGGCTGGGCGGGGAGCGGCGTCCTGCTGGATGCCCGGGCGGGGGAGAGGTACCGCGGCGAGGTTGAACCAATAGATCCGCGTGCCGGGCACATCCCCGGGGCAGTCAGCGCGCCGACGGCCGGCAACCTGGACAGCAGCGGGCAGTTCCTGCCGCCGGACGAGCTGCGCCGGCGCTTCGAAGCGCTGGGGATCAGTGACGGGGTGCCGGTTGCCGTGTACTGCGGTTCCGGCGTGACCGCAGCCCATGAGGTGGCAGCCCTGGAGCTCGCAGGTTTCCGGGCCGCCCTCTATCCGGGGTCTTTCTCGGAGTGGTCCAACAATCCCGGCCTTCCGGTGGCAACGGGCCCTGGGCCAGGCGGCAGCGGCGGGCTTCCGGCTGGAAACCCAGACACGGGCAAGGGTAGCGTCGCACTATGA
- a CDS encoding PLP-dependent cysteine synthase family protein — protein sequence MKIERSTSRYDADRDWADQAIRRIRAENNRSADTHLYAVPLPEQWGVHLYLKDESTHRSGSLKHRLARSLFLFGLVNGWIREDTTIVEASSGSTAVSEAYFAQLLGLPFIAVMARTTSPEKIALIEQFGGSCLLVEHASDVYTVAQEVAGTCNGHYMDQFTYAERATDWRGNNNIAESIFGQLELEEHPVPDWIVVGAGTGGTSATIGRYLRYHSYPTRLLVVDPENSAFYPGWRGTGTAAGEPSRIEGIGRPRMEPSFVPSVIDRMLQVPDAASVAAMRHLHSLAGLHAGPSTGTNLWGVWQLVAEMVAAGRRGSIVSLMCDGGERYAGSYYNGGWLAAQGLDPAPYEDVIRQFLDTGVWSGEPG from the coding sequence GTGAAGATCGAGCGCAGCACCAGCCGGTATGACGCGGACCGGGACTGGGCGGACCAGGCCATCCGCAGGATCAGGGCAGAAAACAACCGCTCCGCCGACACCCACCTCTATGCGGTTCCCCTCCCCGAGCAGTGGGGCGTCCACCTCTACCTCAAGGACGAGTCCACGCACCGTTCCGGCAGCCTGAAGCACCGGCTGGCCCGCTCGCTCTTCCTGTTTGGGCTGGTGAACGGCTGGATCAGGGAGGACACCACCATCGTGGAGGCCTCAAGCGGCAGCACGGCAGTGTCCGAAGCGTACTTCGCCCAGCTCCTGGGGCTGCCCTTCATTGCTGTGATGGCCCGCACCACCAGCCCGGAAAAGATCGCGCTGATTGAACAGTTCGGCGGGTCCTGCCTGCTGGTGGAACACGCGTCCGACGTGTACACCGTGGCACAGGAGGTCGCCGGGACCTGCAACGGCCACTACATGGACCAGTTCACCTACGCCGAGCGGGCCACCGACTGGCGCGGCAACAACAATATTGCCGAGTCCATCTTCGGGCAGCTCGAGCTGGAAGAGCACCCCGTGCCGGACTGGATCGTGGTGGGCGCGGGTACGGGAGGCACCAGCGCCACGATCGGCCGTTACCTCCGCTACCACAGCTACCCCACGCGGCTGCTGGTGGTTGATCCGGAGAATTCGGCGTTCTACCCGGGCTGGCGCGGCACCGGCACAGCCGCCGGCGAGCCGTCCCGGATCGAGGGCATCGGCCGGCCCCGCATGGAACCGAGCTTCGTACCCTCGGTCATCGACCGCATGCTCCAGGTCCCGGATGCCGCGTCCGTGGCCGCGATGCGGCACCTGCACAGCTTGGCCGGGCTGCACGCCGGTCCTTCCACGGGCACCAACCTGTGGGGTGTGTGGCAGCTGGTGGCGGAGATGGTTGCCGCCGGGCGCCGGGGCAGCATCGTCTCATTGATGTGCGACGGCGGTGAGCGTTATGCGGGCAGCTACTACAACGGCGGGTGGCTGGCTGCCCAGGGACTGGACCCGGCTCCGTACGAAGACGTTATCCGCCAGTTCCTGGACACCGGCGTGTGGAGCGGGGAACCGGGCTAG
- a CDS encoding MBL fold metallo-hydrolase, with the protein MKLTKYTHACIRLEKDGRVLVLDPGNFSESAEALGGAEAVLVTHEHPDHLDLPVVVEALQADGQLEIHAPAGVAAQLKEKAGGAASRIHTVDPGSSFEAAGFSVRSFGGQHALIHPQIPVVANIGYLIDENVYHPGDSFVVPDGISVKTLLVPLHAPWSKSAEVVDFVIGVRAPRAFQIHDGLLNENGLKIVEGHVQRIGAKYGTQYTHLAARESVEL; encoded by the coding sequence ATGAAGCTGACCAAATACACCCACGCCTGCATCCGGCTCGAGAAAGACGGCCGGGTCCTGGTCCTTGACCCGGGCAACTTCTCCGAGTCAGCCGAGGCCCTGGGCGGCGCGGAAGCGGTCCTGGTGACCCACGAACACCCTGACCACCTTGACCTTCCCGTCGTGGTGGAAGCGCTGCAGGCGGACGGTCAACTGGAAATCCATGCTCCGGCGGGGGTGGCGGCGCAGCTAAAGGAGAAGGCAGGCGGCGCCGCTTCCCGGATCCACACCGTGGACCCCGGCTCGAGTTTTGAGGCTGCGGGCTTCAGCGTCCGCAGCTTTGGCGGCCAGCATGCCCTGATCCATCCGCAGATCCCGGTAGTGGCCAACATCGGATACCTCATTGACGAAAACGTGTACCATCCCGGGGACTCCTTTGTGGTTCCGGACGGCATCAGCGTCAAGACCCTGCTGGTGCCCCTCCACGCGCCGTGGAGCAAGTCCGCGGAAGTAGTCGACTTCGTCATCGGCGTCCGTGCACCAAGGGCATTCCAGATCCATGACGGTCTGCTCAATGAGAACGGCCTGAAGATCGTGGAGGGCCACGTCCAGCGGATCGGGGCAAAGTACGGCACCCAGTACACCCACCTGGCCGCGCGGGAATCGGTAGAGCTCTAG
- a CDS encoding Fur family transcriptional regulator, producing MPVGAKAESTTPPRATGGGKEQRVTKQRRAVSAALDELDDFVSTQELYRILQNQGAPVSLATAYRILQSLADEGLVDVLRNGDGEAVYRRCAVTGHHHHLLCRNCGKAVEVEAPAVETWAARTAADHGYTEVAHTVEIFGLCPDCTARKAAGTP from the coding sequence ATGCCCGTCGGCGCCAAGGCTGAGTCCACCACGCCACCCCGTGCCACGGGCGGCGGCAAGGAACAGCGCGTCACGAAGCAGCGCAGGGCCGTCAGCGCCGCCCTGGACGAACTGGACGATTTCGTCAGCACACAGGAGCTGTACCGGATCCTGCAGAACCAGGGCGCCCCGGTCTCGCTGGCCACCGCCTACCGGATCCTCCAGTCACTGGCTGACGAGGGGCTGGTGGACGTGCTGCGCAACGGTGACGGCGAGGCCGTGTACCGGCGCTGCGCCGTTACCGGGCACCACCACCACCTGCTGTGCCGGAACTGCGGAAAGGCCGTGGAAGTCGAAGCTCCCGCGGTGGAGACATGGGCGGCACGCACTGCCGCCGACCACGGCTATACAGAGGTGGCCCACACAGTGGAAATTTTCGGCCTTTGCCCTGACTGCACGGCCCGGAAGGCCGCGGGCACCCCCTAG
- a CDS encoding metal ABC transporter ATP-binding protein — protein MKPVVSLTGASLKFGKRALWEDLDLEIRPGEFFAVLGPNGSGKTSFLKVLLGLQELHSGNARLGGRPVERGSSLIGYIPQQKSFAPDTPMRARDLVGLGVDGHRWGLRLSAVKANRRIDQLLDLVGATEYAKVPVGQLSGGEQQRLRVAQALATDPQVLLCDEPLLSLDLHHQQAVSALINKQCHEQNSAVVFVTHEINPIIDYVDRVLYLAGGRFKVGTPEEVMTTEVLSDLYGSHVEVIHANGRIVVVGLPDATTHHHAEAHALAGEAA, from the coding sequence TTGAAACCCGTGGTCAGCCTCACCGGAGCGTCCCTGAAGTTCGGCAAACGGGCGCTCTGGGAGGACCTGGACCTGGAGATAAGGCCCGGTGAATTTTTTGCCGTGCTCGGTCCCAACGGCAGCGGCAAGACCAGCTTCCTGAAGGTCCTGCTGGGGCTCCAGGAGCTCCACAGCGGCAACGCCAGGCTTGGCGGCCGTCCCGTTGAACGCGGCAGCAGCCTGATCGGCTACATCCCGCAGCAAAAATCGTTCGCCCCGGATACCCCCATGCGTGCCAGGGACCTGGTGGGCCTGGGGGTTGACGGCCACCGCTGGGGACTGCGGCTGTCCGCCGTCAAGGCAAACCGCAGAATTGACCAGCTCCTTGACCTGGTGGGCGCTACTGAGTACGCGAAAGTGCCGGTGGGCCAGCTCTCCGGCGGTGAACAGCAGCGGCTCCGTGTTGCCCAGGCTTTGGCCACCGATCCCCAGGTCCTCCTCTGCGACGAGCCGCTGCTGTCCCTTGACCTGCACCACCAGCAGGCCGTCAGCGCGCTGATCAACAAGCAGTGCCACGAGCAGAACAGCGCCGTGGTTTTCGTGACCCACGAAATCAACCCCATCATCGACTACGTGGACCGGGTGCTGTACCTGGCCGGAGGACGCTTCAAAGTGGGGACCCCTGAGGAAGTCATGACCACAGAGGTGCTCTCCGATCTCTACGGCAGCCACGTTGAAGTGATCCACGCCAACGGCCGCATCGTGGTGGTGGGGCTGCCCGACGCCACCACCCACCACCACGCCGAGGCACACGCCCTGGCGGGAGAGGCCGCCTGA
- a CDS encoding metal ABC transporter solute-binding protein, Zn/Mn family codes for MRRPAAARSSLAALAGLGLLLTACSPQPEASSQADDGINIVASTNVYGDIAKTIGGDKVNVTAIINKTSQDPHSYEATAQDRLAVSKADLILENGGGYDDFIHTLAEDSGHGDGKVLNAVELSGLAHPEEEASTEAPATEPATEPAAEEPHDHGELNEHVWYSLPAMERLADGIAAKLGELEPASTSTFDSNASTFKSGLEELHAKLDALKPASAGTQVAVTEPVPLYLLEDAGLVNATPEDYTAAIEEGSDVPPAVLKAATDLVASKSVRLLAYNSQTEGPQTESLKKAAETAGVPVVDFNETLPEGKTYLQWMTDNVDNISKILETNS; via the coding sequence GTGCGCCGTCCTGCCGCTGCCCGATCGTCCCTCGCCGCCCTTGCCGGGCTTGGCCTCCTGCTCACTGCCTGCAGCCCACAGCCCGAAGCCTCCTCCCAGGCCGACGACGGAATCAACATCGTGGCATCGACCAACGTTTACGGGGACATCGCAAAGACGATCGGCGGCGACAAGGTCAACGTCACCGCCATCATCAACAAGACCAGCCAGGACCCGCATTCGTACGAGGCCACCGCCCAGGACCGGCTGGCCGTGTCCAAGGCGGACCTCATCCTGGAAAATGGCGGCGGCTACGACGACTTCATCCACACCCTGGCCGAGGACAGCGGCCACGGGGACGGAAAGGTGCTGAACGCCGTCGAACTTTCTGGCCTGGCGCACCCGGAGGAGGAGGCTTCCACCGAAGCCCCTGCCACCGAGCCCGCCACGGAACCTGCCGCCGAGGAGCCGCACGACCACGGTGAACTGAACGAACACGTGTGGTACAGCCTGCCGGCAATGGAGCGTCTTGCCGACGGCATTGCGGCGAAGCTGGGCGAGCTGGAGCCCGCCTCGACCTCGACATTCGACTCGAACGCGTCTACTTTCAAGAGCGGCCTTGAAGAACTGCACGCAAAGCTCGACGCGCTCAAGCCGGCCTCGGCAGGCACCCAGGTGGCCGTGACCGAACCCGTGCCGCTCTACCTGCTTGAGGATGCCGGGCTGGTGAACGCCACCCCCGAGGACTACACTGCTGCGATTGAAGAGGGCTCCGACGTCCCGCCTGCAGTCCTCAAGGCGGCGACGGACCTTGTGGCATCGAAGTCGGTCCGCCTGCTCGCCTATAACAGCCAGACCGAAGGTCCTCAGACGGAGTCGCTGAAAAAGGCCGCGGAGACCGCCGGGGTCCCGGTGGTCGATTTCAATGAAACACTGCCCGAAGGCAAGACGTACCTGCAGTGGATGACGGACAATGTGGACAACATCAGCAAAATTCTGGAGACAAATAGTTGA
- a CDS encoding hemolysin family protein → MSDWAGIFWLAVLLLGNAFFVAAEFAVMSARRSQIEPLAEAGSKRAQTTLRAMENVSLMLACAQLGITVCSLLILLVAEPAIHHLLAVPLEMLGLPMEVADVAAFAVALMLVTFLHVTFGEMVPKNISVSVADKAALLLAPPLMFVARLVHPVISVLNWSANHILKLLRIEPKDEVNSSFTLEEVQSIVQESTRHGLVDDDAGLITGALEFSEYTASDIMVPLEKLVMLKSATTPVEFEKAVSRTGFSRFPMLDDEDMLYGYLHVKDVLSIPQEAYERPIAESRIRSLANLALGDEIEKAMSVMQRTGSHLARVIGPDGNTQGVLFLEDVIEQLVGEIRDATQATGIRRLGRPNGG, encoded by the coding sequence ATGAGCGACTGGGCCGGAATATTCTGGCTGGCTGTCCTGCTGCTCGGAAACGCCTTCTTTGTGGCCGCTGAGTTCGCCGTGATGTCTGCACGGCGGAGCCAGATCGAACCGCTGGCGGAGGCGGGGTCCAAACGGGCCCAGACCACCCTCCGGGCCATGGAGAATGTCTCCCTCATGCTCGCCTGCGCCCAGCTCGGCATCACCGTCTGTTCGCTGCTGATCCTGCTGGTGGCCGAACCCGCCATCCACCACCTGCTGGCCGTCCCGCTCGAGATGCTGGGCCTGCCGATGGAGGTGGCCGACGTCGCCGCCTTTGCCGTGGCCCTGATGCTCGTGACGTTCCTCCACGTGACGTTCGGCGAGATGGTGCCGAAAAATATCTCGGTGTCCGTGGCGGACAAGGCCGCGCTCTTGCTGGCGCCGCCGCTGATGTTCGTGGCCCGGCTGGTCCACCCCGTCATCTCGGTCCTTAACTGGTCGGCCAACCACATCCTCAAGCTCCTGCGCATAGAGCCGAAGGACGAGGTCAATTCCTCGTTCACCCTGGAAGAGGTCCAGTCGATCGTGCAGGAGTCCACCCGCCATGGACTGGTGGATGATGACGCAGGCCTCATCACGGGTGCGTTGGAGTTCTCCGAATACACTGCCTCGGACATCATGGTTCCGCTGGAAAAACTGGTGATGCTCAAGTCGGCCACCACCCCGGTGGAGTTCGAGAAGGCGGTGAGCCGGACAGGATTCTCCCGGTTCCCGATGCTTGACGACGAGGACATGCTGTACGGCTACCTCCACGTCAAGGACGTGCTGTCCATTCCCCAGGAGGCCTATGAACGGCCGATCGCCGAAAGCCGGATCCGGTCGCTGGCCAACCTGGCCCTCGGCGACGAGATCGAGAAGGCCATGTCCGTCATGCAGCGCACGGGTTCCCACCTGGCGCGCGTCATTGGCCCGGACGGCAACACGCAGGGCGTTCTGTTCCTGGAGGACGTTATTGAGCAGCTTGTAGGCGAGATCCGGGACGCCACCCAGGCCACCGGGATCCGGCGGCTGGGCCGGCCGAACGGCGGATGA
- a CDS encoding hemolysin family protein encodes MEWLLLAAGLLLIAGTGFFVAVEFSLIALDQPTVQRAVDDGDTGAVALLTCLKSLSTQLSSCQLGITLTTLLTGYVMEPSVGRLLEAPLAAVGLPDVAVASISLVLAMVLATLLSMLLGELVPKNMAIALSFPVGRALARPQLLFTAVFRPAIVVLNGFSNKVLNVFGLEAKEEISGARTPAELASLVRRSAAMGTLDAGTANFVARTLNFSTRTAADVMTPRIRVETIDADQPVSDVLEAARRTGYSRFPVIGDSADDIRGLVHVKKAVAVPSDRRQNLEAGAIMTEVLRVPETIHLDALLAELREGNLQLAVVLDEYGGTAGIATLEDLVEEIVGEVADEHDKVRPGLLQSASGDWYFPGLLRPDELSEQIPRLTVPDEAAYETVGGYVMSQLGRIAAVGDTVPVGGGTLSVTRMDGRRIDRICFRPAAPEADNGETGSRIHHDDRTKR; translated from the coding sequence ATGGAATGGCTCCTCCTCGCAGCAGGACTGCTGCTCATCGCCGGCACGGGTTTCTTCGTTGCCGTCGAATTTTCCCTCATCGCACTCGACCAGCCCACGGTCCAGCGCGCTGTTGACGACGGCGACACCGGCGCCGTCGCCTTGCTCACCTGCCTGAAGTCGCTGTCCACCCAGCTGTCCAGCTGCCAGCTGGGCATCACGTTGACCACGCTCCTCACGGGTTACGTGATGGAGCCCTCGGTGGGGCGCCTCCTGGAAGCCCCTTTGGCCGCCGTCGGACTTCCCGACGTTGCTGTCGCCTCCATTTCCCTGGTCCTGGCGATGGTCCTCGCCACCCTGCTTTCCATGCTGCTGGGCGAACTCGTGCCCAAGAACATGGCCATTGCCCTGTCCTTCCCCGTGGGCAGGGCCCTTGCCCGGCCGCAGTTGCTGTTCACGGCCGTGTTCAGGCCGGCAATCGTGGTGTTGAACGGGTTTTCCAACAAGGTGCTGAACGTGTTCGGGCTGGAAGCCAAGGAGGAAATCTCCGGCGCCCGGACCCCGGCCGAACTGGCGTCCCTGGTGCGCCGCTCGGCGGCGATGGGAACGCTCGACGCCGGTACCGCCAACTTCGTGGCCCGCACCCTGAACTTCTCCACCAGGACGGCGGCGGACGTCATGACCCCGCGGATCCGGGTGGAAACGATCGACGCCGACCAGCCGGTATCCGACGTGCTCGAGGCTGCCCGCCGGACCGGCTACTCACGCTTCCCGGTGATTGGCGACTCCGCGGATGACATCCGCGGACTGGTGCATGTGAAGAAGGCCGTGGCCGTGCCCTCGGACCGCCGGCAGAACCTGGAAGCAGGCGCCATCATGACGGAGGTACTGAGGGTTCCCGAAACCATCCACCTTGATGCGCTGCTGGCCGAGCTCCGCGAGGGCAACCTCCAGCTGGCCGTGGTCCTGGACGAGTACGGCGGGACCGCCGGCATCGCCACCCTTGAGGACCTGGTGGAGGAGATCGTGGGAGAGGTGGCGGATGAGCACGACAAGGTCCGGCCCGGCCTCCTGCAGAGTGCCTCCGGCGACTGGTATTTCCCGGGGCTGCTTCGCCCGGACGAGCTGTCCGAGCAGATTCCCCGCCTGACCGTCCCGGACGAGGCCGCTTACGAAACCGTCGGCGGGTATGTCATGAGCCAGCTCGGCCGGATCGCTGCCGTTGGGGACACTGTCCCGGTCGGCGGCGGAACGCTGAGTGTCACCCGGATGGACGGGCGCCGGATTGACCGGATCTGTTTCCGGCCCGCCGCACCCGAAGCGGACAACGGTGAAACCGGCAGCAGGATCCACCACGACGACAGGACCAAGCGATGA